The genomic segment ATGTCCAACGCCATACAGGAAATGAACCGTTTTCTCCAAACCGTCCATCCATTGAACAGAAGTATCAGTGATTCTGTTTATTTGGGTGATATGCTGGTGACAGGATATTCCAATTTCAGCCGCAACCGCACGTTCGGTACGATGATAGGAAAAGGATATTCCGTAAAAAGCGCTCAAATTGAGATGGAAATGATAGCCGAAGGTTACTACGGAACCAAGTGTATCAAGGAGATCAATAAGCACTATCACGTGAATATGCCGATATTGGATGCTGTGTATAACATTTTATATGAGCGTATCTCACCAATGATTGAAATTAAGTTACTGACCGACTCTTTCCGCTAATAATAATGCGGGAAGAGACAGGGCAGACGAAATACAGTATTTAAAATCTATAATATTATGATTAGTTTGAACATTGAAAAGACTCTTGGATTCATTTCCAAAGAAAACGTTTTCGCCTACGAATCTCAAGTAAAAGCCGCACAGGATGCATTGGAAAATGGTACTGGTAAGGGTAATGACTTTTTAGGCTGGTTACATCTCCCCTCTTCCATCACACAAGAACATCTGGCTGACTTGAAAGCTACCGCACAAGTATTGCGTGATAACTGTGAAGTAGTGGTCGTTGCCGGAATTGGCGGGAGCTACCTCGGTGCACGTGCCGTTATCGAGGCTTTGTCAAACAGTTTCACTTGGTTGCAAGACAAGAAATCCACTCCGGTTATTCTGTATGCAGGACACAACATCGGTGAAGATTATTTGTATGAACTTACCGAATACTTGCAAGATAAGAAATTCGGTGTTATCAATATCTCCAAATCAGGAACCACAACTGAAACGGCTTTGGCTTTCCGCCTACTGAAAAAGCAATGCGAAGACCAACGCGGTAAAGACATGGCAAAAAAAGTCATCGTTGCCATTACAGATGCCAAGAAAGGCGCTGCTCGTGTTACGGCAGACAATGAAGGTTACAAATCTTTCATCATTCCCGATAATGTAGGCGGACGTTTCTCTGTACTTACCCCGGTAGGCCTGTTACCCATCGCAGTAGCAGGTTTCGATATTGAAAAGCTGGTAGCCGGCGCAACGGCCATGGAAAAGCTTTGCGGAAAGGACGTTCCATTTGCTGAAAATCCGGCAGCTATTTATGCAGCCACCCGCAACGAGCTTTATAAGCATGACAAGAAAATTGAAATTCTCGTAAACTTCAACCCCAAACTGCATTATGTAAGCGAATGGTGGAAACAGCTTTATGGAGAATCCGAAGGTAAAGAAAACAAGGGTATTTTCCCGGCAGCCGTAGATTTCTCCACCGACCTACATTCTATGGGGCAATGGATTCAGGAAGGCGAACGCACCATTTACGAAACTGTAATTTCAGTGGAAAAAACCAACCATAAACTGGAAGTTCCAAGTGATGCCCAGAATTTGGACGGACTGAATTTCCTCGCCGGCAAACGTGTGGATGAAGTCAACAAAATGGCAGAATTAGGAACACAGTTGGCCCACGTAGACGGTGGCGTACCCAACATACGCATCGTCATCCCTGCATTGAATGAAGAAAGTATCGGCGGACTGCTGTATTTCTTTGAAAAAGCATGCGGTATCAGTGGCTATCTTTTGGGTGTCAATCCATTCAACCAACCGGGTGTCGAGGCTTACAAGAAAAACATGTTCGCCCTATTGAACAAACCGGGTTACGAAGAAGAATCCAAAGCTATTCGGGCAAGACTGTAAATAACCAACTATATCCAAGGTGTCAAAACTAAACCAGGCTATTAATAGCAAGTTTTAGTCTTGACACCTTTTTCAAAACACATTGCTCGGAAATAGGATCCATATTCCGCAATCCGGCTTTCAACACCAACAGAGGTGCTTCAGAGAAGATACACACATCACCGACAATAACAACAAACCTACATACTATGAGCACACCGATACTCAAAAAAATCCATAGCCTCTGCTTATGCTTACTTTTCATTCAACCTATATTCGCCCTATCGAATAAAAGTTCCCATAACCTTCTGATCATCAATTCATATAACGAACAAGCCGCATGGAGTAACAGTATTATCGTGCCCATTATGCAAGAAGTGGGGAAAATGTCGAACACCAGTGCCTATGTGAGCCACTTGCACTCCATTCTTATTAAAAACGACTCCCTTTACCAGCATTCCGTAAACACGTTATTCCAACGCTATGAAAACACCAAACCCCACTCTGTCGTACTGATAGGCAACATGGCGTTTACTTTACGTGACAGAATCAAGGAAGAATGGGGAGATATCCCCATCATTTTGTGTGCCGGACGGGATAGCTACACCTCGCCCCGGTATAACTATCCGGAGTATGAATCGGCAGAAATACCGAAAGACTCCATCTTTTCCATCTCAGGGCTCAAAGACAAATATAATTTCACTTTCATACTATGCCCTACTTATTGCAAGGAAACCATTGACATGATGATGAAGATACAGCCCGGCATAAAAACATTTATTTTTGCCGCTGACAAACTTTTCATCAACAGGATACACGAAAAAGAGATTAAAAGTTACCTATCATCCAGCTACCCGAACATTGAGTATAAACGCATCTATCCCAATTCCAACCCTGCAGTACCAAACTTGAGAAAGTATCTGCTGACCAATGAAGACCCTACCGTAGGAATGTTATTCGGTTCCTGGTTCTGCGTAAGGGAGAATCTGTTGGGACATCTCATCACAATGTCAACGGAAGATTATCGTTTCATTATGTCGGCCAATAAAGGAGTTTTTACACTAAGAGAGTCCTTCCTCGCAGAAGGCGGTTTCATCGGAGGATACTTCTACGACAATGATGCCACCATAAAGCACTTGTTGCAATGCCTTCGTAGTATCATCAACGGAAGAGAAGCGCGAGACATCCCATTCTATACTCCCGAAAAGAGCTATCCCGTTATTGATTATAATGCACTGAAACAACGGGGGATGTCAGAAAAGCTTTGCCCACCCAACACCCTATTTATCAACAAACCGCCCACGCTATGGCAACGATATAAGTTACAAATTAGCATCTGCCTGTTGATTCTTTCAGTACTGGGCATCGTCTCATACATAAAACATAAATTTCAGCAGAAAGAAATCATGTTGTTAAGAAGCCATAACAAGCTTCTTGAGAACATGCCCGTATTCTACGTGCAGGAACAGGTAATGTTCAATGAAAATGGTATTCCCGAAAGCATGCGCTACATCAATGCCAACATCTTGTTCAAAGAGTTATTTTGCTCCAAGCAAAAGCAGGAACAAGTCAATTCAAGCATGTTTCCTCACCAGACGGAAGAGTATTTTATGCAATTTGCCAGAATTGTTTTTCAAGAAAGAAGGTCGATTGTATTCACCTACTATTTTGAAGAGCAGAACGCCTTCTATGAGGTAATAATACGTCAAGCCGCTGAGGAAAATCTAATAGACATTTTTGGCGTAAATACCACTACCCTACACCAGACACAGGAATTGTTACGAGCCGCCAACAATAAACTGGCATTGGCACTAGACATCGCACATATCATCCCTTGGCATTGGGACCTGCAGAAGCATGCCATCACCTGTGATGCCAACCGTTCTCCTTTCGAACTTGCCACCGGTGTAAAGGATGAACGAGGAGTACGGATTATCCACGAAGCCGACTACTTCAACAACATACACCCTGATGATGCAGAACGGATAAGAGACGACTACCAAGCACTCATCTTAGGCAGAGTAAAGGCACTGAAAGAAGAGTTCCGCACCGTCATCAAAAAAAATGGCAAAGAATACATCAACTGGGTAGAGGCGCGCGCCGTAGTGGAACAGAGGAATGAACAGGGACATCCTATCTCACTCATCGGATCCCTACTTATCATTACCGACCGCAAGCGGAACGAACAGGAACTCATAAATGCCAAAAACCGCGCCGAAGAATCAGACCGGCTGAAGTCAGCTTTCCTTGCAAACATGAGCCACGAAATACGTACGCCACTCAACGCAATCGTAGGCTTCTCCTCCATACTAGCCACAGCGGAAGAAGAGGAAGAAAAAAGTGAATATATCAATATTATAGAGAACAACAACCAACTACTTCTGCAACTTATCAGCGACGTATTGGACATTGCCAAAATTGAAGCCAGTTCACTGGACTTCAACTATTCCAGCCTTGATCTGAATGTTTTAATGAATGAGTTGGAAAGCACCGCCCTTATGCGCATTACCTCTCCGGATGTATGCCTTGAAATGATCCCGGACAGTGACAACTGTTGGGTGATTACCGAACGTAACCGCCTGTCTCAAATCATCATCAACTTACTGAACAATGCCATTAAGTTCACACAAAAAGGTAAAATCACCTTCGGTTACAAACTGCAAAAAGAGAAAATCTATTTTTATGTAACCGATACAGGATGCGGTATTCCGGCAGAAAAACAAGATAAAATTTTTGAACGTTTCATTAAGCTGAATAACTTTGCGCAGGGAACCGGATTGGGCCTTTCTATATGCAAAAGCATAGTAGATGCCATGGGCGGGGAAATAGGAGTAGACTCCAAAGTAGGAAATGGAAGTACTTTCTGGTTTACACTTCCCTACCATACAGGCACCGCAAATGAAAGTACAGACAAGCCCGTTGAACTATCTGAACTCTCCAAAGACAAACAAATAACCATACTTATAGCTGAAGATGACGAAAGCAATTACCGGCTCTTTCATTCCATTTTGCAAAAAGATTTTCAACTAATTCATGCACGCGACGGAAAAGAAGCAGTCGAGCTATATTCCCTTCATCATCCAAACCTCATCCTAATGGATATCAATATGCCCAATATGAACGGATATGAAGCTACTCACCAGATACGAGAGTTATCGAAAAGCATACCAATCATCGCAGTTACGGCATACGCCTATGCTTCGGACAAACAAAAAATAATGGAAAGCGGATTCACAGGTTATATGTCCAAACCACTCAACGCCCGAAAGCTGCAAGATGAAGTATCAGCCACCCTCAAGAAATGCTTCATTTTTACATAGGTCCG from the Bacteroides eggerthii genome contains:
- a CDS encoding glucose-6-phosphate isomerase produces the protein MISLNIEKTLGFISKENVFAYESQVKAAQDALENGTGKGNDFLGWLHLPSSITQEHLADLKATAQVLRDNCEVVVVAGIGGSYLGARAVIEALSNSFTWLQDKKSTPVILYAGHNIGEDYLYELTEYLQDKKFGVINISKSGTTTETALAFRLLKKQCEDQRGKDMAKKVIVAITDAKKGAARVTADNEGYKSFIIPDNVGGRFSVLTPVGLLPIAVAGFDIEKLVAGATAMEKLCGKDVPFAENPAAIYAATRNELYKHDKKIEILVNFNPKLHYVSEWWKQLYGESEGKENKGIFPAAVDFSTDLHSMGQWIQEGERTIYETVISVEKTNHKLEVPSDAQNLDGLNFLAGKRVDEVNKMAELGTQLAHVDGGVPNIRIVIPALNEESIGGLLYFFEKACGISGYLLGVNPFNQPGVEAYKKNMFALLNKPGYEEESKAIRARL
- a CDS encoding hybrid sensor histidine kinase/response regulator, which gives rise to MSNTSAYVSHLHSILIKNDSLYQHSVNTLFQRYENTKPHSVVLIGNMAFTLRDRIKEEWGDIPIILCAGRDSYTSPRYNYPEYESAEIPKDSIFSISGLKDKYNFTFILCPTYCKETIDMMMKIQPGIKTFIFAADKLFINRIHEKEIKSYLSSSYPNIEYKRIYPNSNPAVPNLRKYLLTNEDPTVGMLFGSWFCVRENLLGHLITMSTEDYRFIMSANKGVFTLRESFLAEGGFIGGYFYDNDATIKHLLQCLRSIINGREARDIPFYTPEKSYPVIDYNALKQRGMSEKLCPPNTLFINKPPTLWQRYKLQISICLLILSVLGIVSYIKHKFQQKEIMLLRSHNKLLENMPVFYVQEQVMFNENGIPESMRYINANILFKELFCSKQKQEQVNSSMFPHQTEEYFMQFARIVFQERRSIVFTYYFEEQNAFYEVIIRQAAEENLIDIFGVNTTTLHQTQELLRAANNKLALALDIAHIIPWHWDLQKHAITCDANRSPFELATGVKDERGVRIIHEADYFNNIHPDDAERIRDDYQALILGRVKALKEEFRTVIKKNGKEYINWVEARAVVEQRNEQGHPISLIGSLLIITDRKRNEQELINAKNRAEESDRLKSAFLANMSHEIRTPLNAIVGFSSILATAEEEEEKSEYINIIENNNQLLLQLISDVLDIAKIEASSLDFNYSSLDLNVLMNELESTALMRITSPDVCLEMIPDSDNCWVITERNRLSQIIINLLNNAIKFTQKGKITFGYKLQKEKIYFYVTDTGCGIPAEKQDKIFERFIKLNNFAQGTGLGLSICKSIVDAMGGEIGVDSKVGNGSTFWFTLPYHTGTANESTDKPVELSELSKDKQITILIAEDDESNYRLFHSILQKDFQLIHARDGKEAVELYSLHHPNLILMDINMPNMNGYEATHQIRELSKSIPIIAVTAYAYASDKQKIMESGFTGYMSKPLNARKLQDEVSATLKKCFIFT